The nucleotide sequence CCGGAATCTACGTCGTGAAAAAAAGCATTTTCACTTCCCATGAAATTGCCTCGCGACCGGTGCCTCTTCAGCTGGAAGAGGTCCTTCATCCGCTGATGGCTATTCGCACCTATGGTGCGGTCGCTGTCGATTCTAGGTTTTATGACATCGGAACGCCTCAGCGTTTAGAAGAGTTCGAAAACTTTGTGAAGGCCGAGCAAGCCGCTGGAAGGCTTCACGGTCAGGAACCAAAGGGGGCACTGTGATTATCGCTCGCACTCCGTTTCGCGTAAGTTTCCTAGGCGGCGGGACCGACTTGCCAGAATTTTGGCAAGAAGAAGAGGGCGCTGTTCTCTCGACCGCAATCGATAAGTACATGCACATCACCGTTAACAATCGCTTCGATAAAAGTTGGCGACTTGGGTACTCCAAAACGGAAATCTGCGAAGACATTTCGAAAATTGATCACAAAATCTTCCGCCGAGTTTTGGAAAAGTACTCGAAGCTCGCGTTAGAAAAAAATCACGGTTGTGGCCTAGAGATCCTATCGATGGCCGATATTCCGTCCGGCACAGGCCTTGGGAGCTCGTCGAGCTTCACTGTAAGTCTACTTCACGCACTGAAAGGTCACTTGGGGATTTATCAGAGTGCCGAAGAGCTTGCTCGCGAGGCGAGCGAAATTGAAATCAAAGATTTAAAAGAGCCGATCGGGAAACAAGATCAGTATGCCGCGGCCTACGGTGGTCTTCGTTACATCCGCTTTTTACCGTCGGGCGAAGTTTCGGCAGAGCCGGTTATTTGTACGGAAGACACCAAGCGGTCACTGGAAGGCCACATGGCGATTTTCTACACTGGAGTTACAAGATCGGCTTCAGGCGTTTTAAGTGAGCAGAAGTCCAATACGGAAAGCAAGCGCGAAACACTTCGTGCAATGAAGGATCTCGCCTTTCGAATGAAGGTCTGTCTTGAAAAAAATGAACCGATTCGCCGCTGTGGTGAGCTTTTGGACGAAGGTTGGAAGCTTAAGAAAACGTTAGCAAGCGGGATCTCGGCGGGCCCCATCGACCAGTGGTACGACCGGGCGGTGTCGGCTGGTGCCTATGGCGGAAAAATCCTCGGAGCTGGCGGCGGCGGCTTCCTCATGGTACTGTGCCCACCAGACAAACGGAGCCAGATTGCCAGCGAACTGAAAGAGCTTCGTCAGGTCGAAATGAAGTTTGATAATTTTGGCAGCCGAATTGTTTTCGTCGGATAACCGAGACAGGATTTTTTTATGAAAATGGATCAAGCTGAAACAGCAGAGGCAGACGGTGCAGATAGTTTTGCGAAAAAATATCTGACCGAGACTTTGCCGCTTTTCCAAGAGTACGCGAAACCTGAATTTCAGATGGCGATGAATGCCATGGTTCAGGCCTATCATTCGGGCGGCACAGTTTATATTTGTGGTAACGGTGGATCGGCGGGCACAGCGGGCCACATGGTCAATGACCTTGCTAAGGGATCAGTCGTCGACGGTAAAAAGCGTCTTCGCGTCATAGGGCTCGCGGACAACATGAGTTTATTGACCGCTTACGCCAATGACTGCGGATATGAATCGATTTTCGTCGAGCAGATGAAGAGTCTTTGGAAGCGCGGCGATGTATTGATCGCGATCAGCTGCAGCGGGAATTCTGCGAACGTCGTGAAGGCGGCCGAATACGCTCGCGCGAATGATGGCTACGTCATCGGGCTTATTGGATTCTCTGGCGGAAAGCTGAAAGACCTTTGTCAGCACCCGATTCATTTTAAATCGTTTAATTACGGTGCCGTGGAGGATGCGCAGCTCATGTTCTCGCATCTTTCCAGTCAGTACCTACATCAGTACATCAAGGAACGCGGTCCCGCGTTTGAGGTTTAGGGTCATGTCGAAGAAAAAATCGAAAGAGAAATCAAAAAAGAAGCTCAATGGCAAAGCTGCAAGAAAAGCAGCCGGAAAAACTTCTGGAACGTCTTCTGGTAAACATTTTGGCAAATCGGCAAAAGAAGCGTTTTTGCCAGATATAAATCAAAAGCTTTACGGTGAACTTGCGATCGAAGAAAACGAGCTCGAACGCCTTCCCAATCGTACCACTGTTCGTCGTTACACGATCGAGTTCACTTGTCCTGAATTTACGTGTCTCTGCCCACGTTCGGGTTTTCCAGATTTTGCGACGATTCGAATCAAGTATGTGCCTGACGAATTCTGCGTGGAACTGAAGTCGCTAAAGCTTTACATCAATGGCTTTCGCAACAAGAAAGTCTTCCACGAAGATGTCACCAACAACATAATTCAAGATTTGATCGATCTCTTAGATCCACACGAGATCGAAGTGATCGGCGACTTCACCGTTCGCGGAAACGTGCATACGGTCGTAACAGCGAAGCACACTAAGAAATCCAAATAGAAATAAATAAAATCATTATGCGCTTCAAAGCGGGGTCAGTCTGAAATCGCACACATCAGAAACAATGGCAGCCGCTCCCAAAGGACCTGCGGTCATTTGGATGAGGCGTCTTTCCAACATCGGCTTCGGGATTGCGGCTGTTTATTTCGTTTATCTACTTGCGCTGCTTGGCATGGCAGCGAAAAAAAATTCTGATTTTGAAGGCACCATGATCGGTGCCACCCAGCTTCAGGCCGTGCCGGTTGGTGTGTCGGCGGAGACGTTAAATTTGTCCAAAGTGACATCAAAGACCGTGGTCGTCATGTGGGCGACCTGGTGTGGCCCTTGTCATTCGCTCTTGATCTCGCTTCGTGACGAAGTCACTGCTGGTAAAATTTCCGCGAGCAACATCGTGGCCGTTAGCATGGCAGAACCACTGGCCGACGTGAAAGCCTACCTCGAGAAAACACCGCTCCCATTTTCGATTGCCCTCGATCCCCAAGGCGAACTCGCCACAAAGATGAAAGTCTCCGGCACACCCACCGTCATCCTGCTAGAGCCCGGCGGAAAAATTAGTACGGTTTCCACCGGCGGCTTCCGCCTGACCTCAAAAGTTGTCGATTTTCTTAGTCCTTAAGACGGTGGCTCGATCGCATTCTGCTTTTACGGTCGCCGTTATATCAAATTAATAATGTGAGCACTGCAAATTTCGGCGGCATAGGCTGGTATCGCAATGGTGCGAGCAGAGGCTATAGACCACCCGCGTGGCATCGGCTCGTTCTGGGTACGAGACGCTAAAGTTTCGAACGTATCCGGACCGGAGTTCGCGACTCACTGTCGTACACTCATATGCAAGCGGACGATAGCTTGCAACACACTGAATGCTTTCATCGCAGAGGATTACATTTTCTTCGTTAGGTTCGAAAGTGTTTTTGCAGTTTCTAAGCGCGATTTCTTTTGCCTCTGCCTCACTTCGGGCAAGTCCGCGACCTCTTTGGTGCAAGCCTTGTGCGCTGCAATCAAATCGGGGGCCGGGGGCAAAGTCTGACACATTGCCTTTGGCGATCGCAGCGCTCAGGAATGCGAAAGAAAAAATAAGAGCAGAGCTAATTAGTTTCGGGACTCCATCCATTCTTATCTCCTGGCATCTTGTTTGCGGTTTTTAAAGTTTAACGGCAAAGCAGTAAATGAGGGTTTTGATAGCACGAAATTATTCAGAAATGGCAGATAGAAATACCAAATTACGAAGCTCTTTTAATGAGGT is from Deltaproteobacteria bacterium and encodes:
- a CDS encoding SIS domain-containing protein; the encoded protein is MKMDQAETAEADGADSFAKKYLTETLPLFQEYAKPEFQMAMNAMVQAYHSGGTVYICGNGGSAGTAGHMVNDLAKGSVVDGKKRLRVIGLADNMSLLTAYANDCGYESIFVEQMKSLWKRGDVLIAISCSGNSANVVKAAEYARANDGYVIGLIGFSGGKLKDLCQHPIHFKSFNYGAVEDAQLMFSHLSSQYLHQYIKERGPAFEV
- a CDS encoding GHMP kinase, whose amino-acid sequence is MIIARTPFRVSFLGGGTDLPEFWQEEEGAVLSTAIDKYMHITVNNRFDKSWRLGYSKTEICEDISKIDHKIFRRVLEKYSKLALEKNHGCGLEILSMADIPSGTGLGSSSSFTVSLLHALKGHLGIYQSAEELAREASEIEIKDLKEPIGKQDQYAAAYGGLRYIRFLPSGEVSAEPVICTEDTKRSLEGHMAIFYTGVTRSASGVLSEQKSNTESKRETLRAMKDLAFRMKVCLEKNEPIRRCGELLDEGWKLKKTLASGISAGPIDQWYDRAVSAGAYGGKILGAGGGGFLMVLCPPDKRSQIASELKELRQVEMKFDNFGSRIVFVG
- a CDS encoding TlpA family protein disulfide reductase, whose protein sequence is MAAAPKGPAVIWMRRLSNIGFGIAAVYFVYLLALLGMAAKKNSDFEGTMIGATQLQAVPVGVSAETLNLSKVTSKTVVVMWATWCGPCHSLLISLRDEVTAGKISASNIVAVSMAEPLADVKAYLEKTPLPFSIALDPQGELATKMKVSGTPTVILLEPGGKISTVSTGGFRLTSKVVDFLSP
- the queF gene encoding NADPH-dependent 7-cyano-7-deazaguanine reductase QueF, producing the protein MSKKKSKEKSKKKLNGKAARKAAGKTSGTSSGKHFGKSAKEAFLPDINQKLYGELAIEENELERLPNRTTVRRYTIEFTCPEFTCLCPRSGFPDFATIRIKYVPDEFCVELKSLKLYINGFRNKKVFHEDVTNNIIQDLIDLLDPHEIEVIGDFTVRGNVHTVVTAKHTKKSK